Proteins encoded within one genomic window of Solibaculum mannosilyticum:
- a CDS encoding DNA gyrase/topoisomerase IV subunit B yields the protein MAKRKNTYDNESISALKGADRVRKRPAVIFGSDGLEGCQHSIFEILSNSIDEAREGFGNRIVITRYSDQSVEVEDFGRGIPVDFNTRENRYNWELVFCELYAGGKYNNADSESYEFSLGLNGLGLCATQYSSEYMDVEVYRDGFRYSLHFEHGENVGGLKKEPTNKKTTGSRIRWRPDLQVFTDINVPLSYYQDIIKRQAIVNEGLTFLLRDQVGRKFEEYTYLYERGIADHVEELAGEEAMTGVQVWQTERQGRDRADKPEYKVKINVALTFSNKVNVAEYYHNSSWLEYGGAPEKAVRSAFVSQIDAYLKQNSKYKQGESKISFQDVADCLIIVISSFSTRTSYENQTKKAITNRFIQEAMTDFLRHQLEVYFIENPLDAEKIAAQVLVNKRSREEAEKLRISSKKKLSGNLDLSNRVEKFVDCRSRDVGVRELYIVEGDSALGACKQARDPDFQAIIPVRGKILNCLKADYNRIFKNDIITDLCKVLGCGVEVHTKANKDLSSFDLGSLRWNKVIICTDADVDGFQIRTLILTMLYRLMPTLIEEGKVFIAESPLYEIGTKDQTYFAYTEQEKAKVLQEIGQERYTIQRSKGLGENEPDMMSLTTMNPATRRLIKVEPDDALQTAAMFDLMLGDNLSGRKDYISQNGAQYLELADLS from the coding sequence ATGGCGAAAAGAAAGAATACCTACGATAACGAGAGCATCTCGGCTCTGAAAGGCGCAGATCGTGTACGCAAACGCCCGGCAGTCATCTTCGGATCGGACGGCTTGGAAGGCTGTCAACACTCTATTTTTGAGATCCTGTCCAATTCCATCGACGAGGCGAGAGAAGGATTCGGCAATCGTATTGTCATCACCCGGTACAGCGACCAGTCGGTAGAGGTAGAGGACTTTGGACGCGGTATCCCGGTGGACTTTAATACCCGTGAAAATCGATACAATTGGGAATTGGTTTTCTGTGAACTGTATGCCGGCGGCAAGTACAACAACGCTGATTCGGAAAGCTATGAGTTTTCTTTGGGACTCAATGGCCTGGGCCTGTGCGCCACCCAGTATTCTTCGGAATACATGGATGTGGAGGTCTATCGGGATGGCTTTCGATACAGTCTTCACTTTGAGCACGGTGAAAATGTCGGCGGACTCAAAAAGGAACCCACCAATAAAAAAACTACGGGTTCCCGCATTCGTTGGCGTCCGGATCTCCAGGTCTTTACAGACATCAATGTGCCGCTTTCTTACTACCAGGATATTATCAAGCGCCAGGCCATCGTCAATGAGGGCCTTACTTTTCTTTTGAGGGATCAGGTGGGACGCAAATTTGAGGAATACACCTATCTGTATGAACGCGGCATTGCCGACCATGTAGAGGAGCTGGCAGGAGAAGAGGCTATGACCGGCGTCCAAGTGTGGCAGACCGAACGTCAGGGCCGAGACCGGGCGGATAAACCTGAATATAAAGTAAAAATCAATGTAGCGCTGACATTCTCCAATAAAGTGAATGTAGCGGAGTACTACCACAATTCCAGCTGGCTGGAGTACGGCGGTGCGCCGGAAAAGGCAGTACGTTCGGCTTTTGTATCCCAGATCGACGCTTATCTTAAGCAAAATAGTAAATACAAACAAGGGGAGAGCAAAATCTCTTTCCAAGATGTAGCTGATTGTCTTATCATCGTCATTTCCTCCTTTTCCACACGGACGTCCTATGAAAACCAGACGAAGAAAGCCATTACCAATCGCTTTATCCAGGAAGCTATGACGGACTTCCTTCGCCATCAGCTGGAGGTCTATTTCATTGAAAATCCTCTGGATGCAGAAAAAATCGCCGCACAGGTTCTGGTAAACAAGAGGAGCCGGGAAGAAGCTGAGAAACTGCGCATCAGCAGTAAGAAGAAATTGTCGGGCAACTTGGATCTATCCAATCGGGTAGAAAAGTTTGTGGACTGCCGCAGCCGAGACGTGGGCGTGCGGGAACTGTACATCGTGGAGGGCGATTCAGCTTTAGGAGCCTGTAAACAGGCGAGGGACCCTGATTTCCAGGCTATTATCCCAGTCCGAGGGAAAATACTCAATTGTCTCAAAGCCGACTACAACCGTATTTTTAAAAATGACATTATTACAGATCTGTGTAAAGTATTAGGATGCGGAGTGGAAGTCCACACCAAAGCCAATAAAGATCTTTCTTCCTTTGACCTTGGTTCCCTGCGGTGGAATAAAGTCATCATCTGTACCGATGCCGATGTGGACGGCTTCCAGATCCGCACCCTGATTCTCACAATGCTGTATCGCCTAATGCCCACCCTCATCGAGGAGGGCAAGGTATTTATTGCAGAATCCCCGCTCTATGAGATCGGGACAAAAGATCAGACTTATTTTGCATATACAGAACAGGAAAAAGCCAAGGTGCTTCAGGAGATCGGGCAGGAACGGTATACGATCCAACGCTCCAAAGGTTTGGGCGAAAATGAGCCGGATATGATGAGTCTAACCACCATGAATCCCGCTACCCGCCGCCTCATCAAGGTAGAGCCCGATGACGCATTGCAAACAGCCGCAATGTTTGATTTGATGCTGGGTGACAACCTAAGTGGACGCAAGGATTATATCTCTCAAAACGGCGCCCAGTATTTAGAATTAGCCGATTTGTCTTAA
- a CDS encoding LiaF transmembrane domain-containing protein yields the protein MKRNSARILFGLLFIGLAVFVAGSAFGWWSDQVIHVLSESWWTLFIIVPGIAGIISSGPKFWNLLLIAIGVWLMAESSGLLSEGQSSAFFWAVVLLLVGAWLLVGWFWKPKHHDNPPLSPPQPDGAETSAWEKSIDDRPDYIAVFSGRQLSNYSKNLQGGKATAVFGGLEINMRDAVPVQDITLELTTIFGGIDLYVPSRARIKVTGTPVFGGFDSMFIPNDDSSLPLITIKCTAVFGGIDLK from the coding sequence ATGAAACGAAATTCAGCACGCATCTTATTTGGCCTGCTGTTTATCGGTTTAGCGGTATTTGTGGCAGGCAGTGCCTTTGGATGGTGGTCGGATCAAGTGATCCACGTGCTATCAGAGAGTTGGTGGACCTTGTTCATCATCGTGCCCGGCATTGCAGGCATCATATCATCGGGACCGAAATTTTGGAACCTACTCCTCATCGCCATCGGCGTTTGGCTGATGGCCGAAAGCAGCGGCCTTTTATCGGAAGGTCAGTCCAGTGCATTTTTCTGGGCGGTGGTCTTACTTCTGGTAGGTGCATGGCTACTAGTAGGATGGTTCTGGAAACCAAAACATCACGACAATCCACCATTATCACCGCCTCAGCCAGATGGGGCAGAGACATCAGCTTGGGAAAAAAGTATTGATGACCGTCCGGATTATATCGCTGTATTTAGCGGCCGCCAGCTTTCCAACTATAGTAAGAACTTGCAGGGCGGTAAAGCCACAGCAGTATTCGGCGGGTTGGAGATCAATATGAGAGATGCCGTACCGGTACAGGATATCACGTTGGAACTGACCACAATTTTCGGCGGTATCGATCTTTATGTTCCAAGCAGAGCACGCATTAAAGTGACGGGAACTCCGGTATTCGGCGGTTTTGACAGTATGTTTATACCGAATGACGATTCGTCCTTACCGCTCATCACGATCAAATGTACAGCAGTGTTTGGCGGCATTGATCTCAAATAA
- the ftsH gene encoding ATP-dependent zinc metalloprotease FtsH, producing MIIAVVMLNSNTPDALKYSQVIGYFEDMKVREFTVDVGNGDLVMRLDDDKQISYTLANVEMFREDTKPYIDQYNEGKPAEDRMVYHYKPASDIPWLLNLLPTVILIVAFGFLWYFMMKRMSAGMDGGAKTMNFGKAKVKQVADEKRKTTFADVAGADEEKAELQEIVDFLKDANHFNELGARMPKGVLLVGPPGTGKTLLARATAGEAGVPFFSISGSDFVEMFVGVGASRVRDLFEQAKKNSPCIIFIDEIDAVGRQRGAGLGGGHDEREQTLNQLLVEMDGFGANEGVIMIAATNRADILDPALMRPGRFDRQILVGYPDIKGREDILKVHARSKPLAPDVDLSVIAKTTSGFTGADLENLLNESALMAARKGLRAITMEEIEEATIKVVMGVEKRSHVLNEKDKRITSYHEAGHAVVTYYMPTQDPVHQISIIPRGMAGGYTMSLPREDRAHMTKQEMNENIVTLLGGRVAESLVIGDITTGASNDIERATDLAKKMVMKYGMSDKLGPINYASSDSNEVFLGRDFGHTREYSESLASQIDNEVREIIMTAYHRCESMLQEHMDKLHEVANYLLAHEKMDGETFASMMSDPWTKAPQNS from the coding sequence ATGATCATTGCCGTCGTTATGCTCAATTCCAATACCCCTGACGCTTTGAAGTATTCTCAGGTCATCGGTTACTTTGAGGATATGAAGGTGCGGGAGTTTACTGTGGATGTCGGCAACGGCGACCTAGTGATGCGCTTGGATGACGACAAGCAAATAAGTTATACCTTGGCCAATGTGGAAATGTTCCGCGAAGACACCAAACCGTACATCGATCAATACAATGAGGGTAAGCCGGCTGAAGACCGGATGGTCTATCACTATAAACCGGCCAGTGACATTCCATGGCTTCTGAACCTTTTGCCCACGGTGATTTTGATTGTGGCCTTTGGTTTCCTGTGGTATTTCATGATGAAGCGCATGAGCGCCGGCATGGATGGCGGGGCCAAGACCATGAATTTTGGCAAGGCAAAAGTCAAGCAGGTGGCGGACGAAAAACGCAAGACCACCTTTGCCGATGTAGCCGGTGCAGATGAGGAGAAGGCAGAGTTACAGGAGATCGTGGATTTCCTCAAGGATGCAAACCACTTCAATGAATTAGGCGCCCGTATGCCCAAGGGCGTGCTGTTGGTGGGCCCTCCTGGAACCGGTAAAACTCTGTTGGCAAGAGCCACTGCCGGTGAAGCCGGTGTGCCGTTTTTCTCCATCTCCGGCTCTGACTTTGTGGAGATGTTCGTGGGCGTAGGTGCTTCCCGTGTCCGTGATCTGTTTGAACAAGCCAAGAAAAATTCTCCCTGCATTATTTTCATCGACGAAATCGACGCAGTAGGCCGCCAACGCGGCGCAGGTCTAGGCGGCGGACACGACGAACGCGAACAGACCCTCAACCAGCTCCTGGTGGAGATGGATGGCTTTGGTGCCAATGAAGGGGTCATTATGATCGCCGCTACCAACCGCGCTGACATTTTGGATCCCGCTTTGATGCGTCCGGGACGTTTCGACCGTCAAATTTTGGTGGGATATCCCGACATCAAAGGCCGCGAAGATATCTTGAAGGTTCATGCTCGCAGCAAACCTCTGGCTCCCGACGTGGATCTTTCTGTCATAGCAAAGACCACTTCTGGTTTCACCGGCGCCGATCTGGAGAATCTTTTGAATGAATCGGCTCTGATGGCGGCCCGTAAAGGACTGCGCGCCATCACGATGGAAGAAATCGAGGAAGCTACTATCAAGGTCGTGATGGGCGTGGAGAAGCGTTCTCACGTCCTCAATGAGAAGGATAAACGCATCACATCTTATCATGAAGCGGGCCACGCTGTGGTCACTTACTATATGCCGACTCAAGATCCTGTGCATCAAATTTCCATCATTCCCCGCGGTATGGCAGGCGGATACACCATGTCCTTGCCCCGCGAGGACCGCGCCCATATGACCAAACAGGAGATGAATGAAAATATCGTCACCTTGTTGGGCGGTCGTGTGGCGGAATCATTGGTAATCGGGGACATCACTACCGGCGCGTCCAACGACATTGAACGCGCTACCGATCTGGCCAAGAAAATGGTCATGAAATACGGCATGAGCGACAAACTGGGCCCCATCAATTATGCATCCAGCGATTCCAATGAAGTGTTCTTGGGTCGGGACTTCGGCCATACCAGGGAGTATTCCGAATCCCTGGCCTCTCAGATTGACAATGAAGTCCGTGAGATTATCATGACAGCGTACCATCGCTGTGAAAGCATGCTCCAGGAGCACATGGATAAATTGCATGAAGTGGCCAATTATCTGTTGGCTCACGAGAAAATGGATGGCGAGACCTTTGCATCCATGATGTCCGATCCTTGGACAAAAGCGCCACAAAATAGCTAA
- the hpt gene encoding hypoxanthine phosphoribosyltransferase — translation MMEDIQSVLLDQQQLENIVKELGERITRDYQNKDLLVVGVLKGSFMFIADLMRAIKAPCRVDFMAVSSYNNGSKSSGVVRIIKDLDKPIEGLDVLLVEDILDSGMTLSYLVENLKARRPASVRICTLLDKPERRKMPIQPDYTGAQVPDEFVVGYGLDFAEKYRNLPYVGILKPSVYGG, via the coding sequence ATGATGGAAGACATTCAATCGGTCTTGCTGGACCAGCAGCAACTAGAGAATATTGTAAAAGAGCTAGGCGAACGCATTACCCGCGATTATCAAAATAAGGATCTTTTGGTGGTGGGTGTGCTAAAGGGATCGTTTATGTTTATTGCCGACCTGATGCGCGCCATCAAAGCGCCCTGCCGTGTGGACTTCATGGCAGTATCCAGTTATAACAATGGATCCAAGAGTTCCGGTGTCGTGCGCATCATCAAGGACTTGGACAAGCCGATTGAAGGTTTGGATGTCCTTTTGGTGGAGGATATCCTGGATTCCGGCATGACGTTGAGCTACTTGGTAGAAAATCTCAAAGCCCGTCGTCCAGCCAGTGTCCGCATCTGTACGCTGCTGGATAAACCGGAACGGCGCAAAATGCCCATCCAGCCGGACTATACCGGCGCCCAAGTGCCCGACGAATTTGTAGTGGGGTATGGATTGGATTTTGCTGAAAAATACCGGAATTTGCCCTATGTGGGCATTTTAAAACCTTCGGTTTACGGAGGCTAA
- the tilS gene encoding tRNA lysidine(34) synthetase TilS yields MDSVKSWMQEQKMLQDGEAVLVALSGGADSVSLLYYLKEQSRTTGWNVSAAHFNHHLRGEESDRDEAFCRDLCQKWGIPLQISDADVRGEADRSGESEEQCARRLRYDFLQKAAAGSKIATAHTLSDQAETVLLHLSRGAGLRGICGIPPVRENIIRPFLRITRDEVEAYCKENSLLFITDSTNTRREYARNRIRLDVVPVLQDIHPGFLKSMDRCTAWLRDIKEFLEQQTQDVLTKACTQNGYRVEELLKHPPAVRREAIMELIRRAGGQAQALHVEMVEDLLSHPGGADLSGKVRARQKDGLLQVQPVHGKEPQWMEPIPLKEGTFLLPSGIQMTVEAVGIDEKENFNKMLFNNAIDCAKIMGTAMIRRRMPGDRFHPAGRGCGKSLKKLFQEAGVPLEQRDLIPVVCDEEGILWVSGFGPDQRAAIGAGTRRLYRFESVRR; encoded by the coding sequence ATGGATAGTGTAAAGTCCTGGATGCAGGAACAGAAAATGCTTCAAGATGGCGAAGCGGTTTTGGTGGCCCTTTCGGGCGGCGCAGACTCCGTTTCGCTTTTGTATTATCTCAAAGAACAAAGCCGTACCACCGGATGGAACGTATCGGCCGCCCATTTCAATCATCATCTGCGGGGAGAGGAATCGGATCGGGATGAAGCCTTTTGCCGCGATCTATGTCAGAAGTGGGGAATCCCTTTACAGATAAGCGATGCCGATGTGCGGGGAGAGGCCGATCGGTCAGGGGAATCGGAGGAGCAATGCGCTCGACGGCTGCGATACGATTTTTTACAAAAAGCTGCGGCAGGATCTAAAATTGCCACAGCTCATACGTTGAGCGACCAGGCTGAGACGGTGCTGCTGCATCTTTCCCGAGGCGCAGGACTGAGAGGGATCTGTGGGATCCCGCCGGTTCGAGAAAATATAATTCGTCCATTTCTTAGGATTACCAGGGATGAGGTGGAGGCATACTGTAAAGAGAACTCACTTCTCTTTATCACCGATTCGACCAATACCCGGCGGGAGTATGCCCGAAACCGCATCCGTCTGGACGTCGTCCCTGTTTTACAGGACATTCACCCAGGTTTTTTGAAATCCATGGATCGTTGTACTGCTTGGCTTCGGGACATCAAGGAGTTTTTGGAACAGCAGACGCAGGATGTATTGACAAAAGCCTGTACACAAAACGGGTACCGGGTGGAGGAGCTTTTAAAACATCCGCCGGCCGTCAGAAGGGAAGCCATCATGGAACTCATCCGCCGGGCCGGAGGCCAGGCACAGGCACTGCATGTGGAGATGGTGGAAGACCTGCTTTCCCATCCGGGAGGAGCGGATTTATCCGGAAAGGTCCGCGCCAGGCAAAAGGACGGCCTGCTACAAGTACAGCCTGTTCATGGAAAAGAGCCACAGTGGATGGAACCGATTCCGTTGAAAGAAGGCACATTTTTGCTCCCATCAGGGATTCAAATGACGGTTGAGGCTGTAGGGATTGACGAAAAAGAAAATTTTAATAAAATGTTATTTAATAATGCTATAGACTGTGCTAAAATAATGGGTACAGCTATGATTAGGCGCCGTATGCCTGGCGATCGGTTTCATCCGGCCGGCCGTGGCTGTGGGAAATCATTGAAAAAACTGTTTCAAGAAGCGGGGGTTCCATTGGAGCAGCGGGATTTGATCCCGGTTGTCTGCGATGAGGAAGGCATCTTGTGGGTTAGTGGTTTTGGCCCGGATCAGCGTGCCGCCATAGGCGCTGGAACCCGTCGTCTTTATCGGTTTGAGAGTGTGAGGAGATGA
- the dnaB gene encoding replicative DNA helicase, with protein MSAPSINTGADGLNMPYSLEAEQSVLGAILIDASCLITVRSIIRKPDYFYLAQHRAIYTQMCMLEDLRKPVDFVTVLEALKTAEVYDETSGKSYLTQLAQMVPSVINVTAYAAIVRDKFDIRSLIAASREIADSAADGQSEAGELLDAAEQKIYDIRQGRNNGEMRHIGSVIVETYDHLHKLSTDETGQYAGVASGFSGVDAITTGFNKSDLIIVGARPGMGKTSFALNIAHNVGVIQNRTVAFFSLEMSSMQCVMRMLSSESMIPGPKLMTGRLSDEEWKSFASAASMLHNAPIYFDDTSSITVPEIKAKLRHMKGVELAIVDYLGLMGSGKRIENRVQEVSEITRSLKVMAKDLNIPVIILAQLSRGSEHRSEHRPQLADLRDSGSIEQDADVVLFLYRSTYYKDGEEEQQDQNPNSAELIIAKNRHGAVDTVPLHWDGKHTRFTTQEFGRRDG; from the coding sequence ATGAGTGCACCGTCTATCAACACAGGGGCCGACGGCCTGAATATGCCGTATAGCCTGGAAGCGGAACAATCGGTGTTGGGCGCAATTCTCATCGACGCTTCCTGTCTTATCACTGTACGCAGTATCATCCGGAAGCCGGATTATTTTTATCTGGCCCAGCACCGCGCCATCTATACCCAGATGTGTATGCTGGAGGATTTGCGTAAGCCGGTGGACTTTGTAACGGTGCTGGAAGCACTGAAGACCGCTGAGGTATACGATGAGACGTCGGGGAAAAGCTATCTCACGCAGCTGGCTCAAATGGTGCCGTCGGTGATCAACGTGACCGCTTACGCCGCTATTGTACGGGATAAATTTGACATCCGATCGCTGATTGCCGCGTCCCGGGAGATCGCGGACTCAGCAGCCGACGGCCAATCGGAGGCCGGGGAATTGCTGGATGCAGCGGAACAGAAGATCTATGATATCCGGCAAGGCCGTAACAACGGTGAGATGCGTCACATCGGCAGCGTTATTGTGGAGACTTATGACCATCTCCACAAGCTGAGTACCGATGAAACCGGTCAATATGCCGGCGTTGCCTCCGGCTTTTCCGGTGTGGATGCCATCACCACTGGATTTAATAAATCCGATTTGATCATTGTCGGCGCCCGTCCTGGCATGGGTAAAACCAGTTTTGCCCTCAACATTGCCCACAACGTGGGTGTCATCCAAAACAGGACGGTGGCATTTTTCTCGTTGGAGATGTCCAGTATGCAGTGTGTCATGAGGATGCTTTCGTCGGAATCCATGATTCCCGGGCCTAAGCTGATGACCGGTCGTCTCAGCGATGAGGAGTGGAAATCCTTTGCCAGCGCTGCATCCATGCTGCACAACGCCCCGATTTATTTTGACGATACCTCCTCTATTACCGTCCCGGAGATCAAGGCAAAGCTGCGCCATATGAAGGGCGTGGAGTTGGCCATTGTGGATTACTTAGGCTTGATGGGCAGCGGGAAGCGCATTGAAAACCGCGTCCAAGAGGTGTCGGAGATCACCCGGTCTCTGAAGGTCATGGCCAAGGACCTCAACATCCCGGTCATTATCTTGGCCCAGTTATCCCGCGGCAGTGAACACCGTTCCGAACATCGTCCTCAATTGGCTGACTTGCGCGATTCCGGCTCTATCGAACAGGATGCCGATGTCGTACTGTTTTTATACCGCAGCACATATTATAAGGATGGGGAAGAAGAACAGCAGGATCAAAATCCCAATAGTGCCGAACTGATTATCGCAAAAAATCGTCACGGCGCTGTGGATACCGTACCTCTTCATTGGGATGGAAAACACACCCGGTTTACAACACAGGAGTTTGGTCGCCGTGATGGATAG
- the rplI gene encoding 50S ribosomal protein L9, whose product MKVILKADVKGAGKNGELVTVSDGYARNFLFPRGLAVEASQHAIHQLKDKEAAAKRREEQKKADAQETANRIADKTVKMTAKAGQGGRLFGSVTAKEIAEAVAKQLDIEVDKRKVELSGDIKSCGTYEVKLHLYPGVSARVYAMVTEE is encoded by the coding sequence ATGAAAGTGATTTTAAAAGCCGATGTAAAAGGTGCTGGAAAAAACGGTGAATTGGTTACCGTTTCGGATGGGTATGCCCGGAATTTCTTATTTCCTCGGGGCTTGGCAGTGGAAGCCAGCCAGCATGCCATCCACCAGTTAAAGGATAAAGAGGCGGCGGCAAAGCGCCGTGAGGAACAAAAAAAGGCCGATGCCCAGGAGACAGCCAATCGTATTGCAGATAAAACGGTAAAGATGACGGCTAAAGCCGGCCAGGGCGGCCGCTTGTTCGGCTCGGTAACCGCAAAGGAAATTGCCGAAGCGGTGGCAAAACAGTTGGATATTGAGGTGGACAAGCGCAAGGTGGAGCTGTCGGGGGATATCAAATCCTGTGGCACGTATGAGGTAAAGCTGCATCTGTATCCCGGCGTCTCGGCCAGGGTGTACGCTATGGTTACCGAGGAGTAA
- a CDS encoding DHH family phosphoesterase, whose protein sequence is MKKHIRLLTVVPIALLAVLAVMTLLSWFWNPYIFVVFAALFVIATLATVWLNVRFQHHFYRYLEKISQSLNMIDQDVLNHFPLPTMVLGSDTKVVWYNDLFRQKVLQGRDVFGGKFSRILPDLTVEDMVEKPISIKLEGRYYTVYGAKTDQENGLFYTLYFVDDTTLKATYEEYQKSRPTVALAVIDNMEELLQTAKDSERAQIQGQIETILEHWIGKTTGFFRRLGNDRFLIMLEERHLEEAVKGRFSVLDRVREVTAGGRMSATLSIGVGRGGESFHECEEMARQALDMALGRGGDQAAVRSKDGYEFYGGVSKGVEKRTRVRSRIIASALSELIDGSSNVLIMGHKGSDLDALGAAVGMYRAVVSRGKDARIVVNRKTSLAQSLLRRMDQENMGRALVEPIDALDMIDDQTLLIVVDTHRPDFLDSVEVYRQCEHVVVIDHHRKMVEHIDNAVIFFHEPFASSACEMVTELLQYMTSPGLGRFEAEALLAGIMLDTKDFVFRTGVRTFEAAAFLRRKGADTVAVKKMFSGSVDSYQKKAMMVTEAEIYRNCAISCSRLSGTDMRISAAQAADELLNIDGVDASFVLYSENNVVFVSGRSMGLVNVQIIMESIGGGGHLTMAGAQLSGVGLEDARQQLLKAIDTYQENRAIESGRIDGKDG, encoded by the coding sequence ATGAAAAAGCATATTCGTCTGCTGACGGTAGTTCCTATTGCACTTTTGGCTGTATTGGCGGTTATGACACTGCTCAGTTGGTTCTGGAATCCGTACATATTTGTTGTATTTGCCGCATTGTTTGTAATAGCAACTTTGGCTACCGTATGGCTGAACGTCCGATTTCAGCATCATTTTTACAGGTATCTTGAAAAAATTAGTCAAAGCCTGAATATGATCGACCAGGATGTCCTCAATCATTTCCCGCTTCCTACGATGGTTCTGGGCAGCGATACGAAGGTGGTATGGTATAATGATCTTTTCCGCCAGAAGGTGCTGCAAGGGCGGGACGTATTTGGCGGAAAATTTTCCCGGATTTTGCCTGATCTGACAGTGGAAGATATGGTGGAAAAACCAATTTCCATCAAGCTGGAAGGCCGGTATTATACGGTGTACGGCGCCAAAACAGACCAGGAAAACGGATTGTTCTACACCCTTTATTTCGTGGACGATACCACGTTAAAAGCAACTTACGAAGAGTATCAGAAGAGCCGTCCAACCGTGGCGCTGGCGGTGATCGACAATATGGAAGAACTGCTCCAAACGGCAAAGGACAGTGAACGTGCCCAAATCCAGGGACAAATTGAGACCATTTTAGAGCATTGGATCGGCAAGACAACCGGATTTTTCCGCCGTCTCGGCAATGACCGTTTCCTCATCATGCTGGAGGAGCGGCATTTGGAGGAGGCGGTTAAGGGACGGTTCTCGGTACTGGATCGAGTGCGGGAAGTGACGGCTGGCGGACGCATGAGTGCTACATTGTCCATCGGTGTGGGACGCGGCGGCGAATCCTTTCATGAATGCGAAGAAATGGCACGTCAGGCTCTGGATATGGCATTGGGCCGTGGCGGAGATCAGGCGGCTGTGCGCAGTAAGGATGGCTATGAGTTCTACGGCGGCGTGTCCAAAGGAGTGGAAAAACGGACCCGGGTGCGCAGTCGAATCATTGCATCGGCTTTGTCGGAACTGATCGACGGCAGCAGCAATGTGCTTATCATGGGTCATAAGGGATCGGATCTGGATGCTTTAGGTGCGGCGGTTGGTATGTACCGTGCAGTGGTCAGCCGCGGGAAGGATGCCCGTATTGTGGTCAACCGGAAGACTTCCCTGGCTCAATCCCTGCTGCGCCGAATGGATCAGGAAAATATGGGCAGAGCTCTGGTGGAACCCATCGACGCTCTGGACATGATCGACGACCAGACCCTTCTTATTGTGGTGGATACTCATCGTCCTGACTTTTTGGATTCCGTCGAAGTATACCGTCAATGTGAGCATGTGGTGGTCATCGACCATCATCGCAAGATGGTAGAACATATTGACAATGCCGTTATCTTTTTCCATGAACCGTTTGCTTCGTCGGCCTGCGAGATGGTCACGGAATTGCTTCAATATATGACAAGTCCGGGTCTCGGACGATTTGAAGCCGAGGCATTGCTGGCCGGCATTATGCTGGACACCAAGGATTTTGTATTCCGTACCGGTGTGCGTACCTTTGAAGCAGCGGCTTTCCTGCGCCGCAAAGGCGCCGATACCGTGGCGGTAAAGAAGATGTTCTCCGGCAGTGTGGATTCTTATCAGAAAAAAGCCATGATGGTCACCGAAGCTGAGATTTATCGCAATTGTGCCATTTCCTGTAGCCGGCTTTCGGGTACGGATATGCGTATCAGCGCCGCCCAAGCGGCTGATGAACTGTTGAATATCGACGGGGTAGACGCCTCCTTTGTACTTTATAGCGAAAACAATGTAGTGTTTGTGTCCGGACGATCCATGGGACTCGTCAATGTCCAGATTATCATGGAGTCCATCGGCGGCGGCGGACATCTGACTATGGCAGGTGCGCAGCTTTCGGGAGTGGGTCTGGAGGATGCCAGACAACAGCTTTTGAAGGCCATTGATACCTACCAGGAGAATCGGGCCATCGAATCGGGGCGGATAGATGGGAAAGACGGTTGA